One window from the genome of Streptomyces cadmiisoli encodes:
- a CDS encoding nucleoside hydrolase, with protein MSGQPIPVIIDCDTGVDDALALLFAVRHPGIDLRAVTCVAGNTDVDGVVRNTLTVLEQAGAPGVPVARGAERPLIETARSAPVHGHDGMGDLGLPAPTRRPVDVDAVTLLRREILASPRPVTLVPTAPLTNIALLLRTHPEVTRNIERIVFMGGAVATGNATPVAEFNVWHDPEAAAVLLTAGVPITMYGLDVFMRVVVPGSDVSRLRASADPGTRLGGELLAHRGPGSAEDPAGGLGDAGALCAVVDPAGLTTEPLPVEVSLAPGLTRGQTVVDRRPRLGKSEIHGDSGRPLPVDVALDIDEERYVKLWLSAVEGPAR; from the coding sequence GTGAGCGGTCAGCCCATCCCGGTGATCATCGACTGCGACACCGGTGTCGACGACGCCCTCGCCCTGCTGTTCGCCGTACGGCACCCGGGCATCGATCTGCGGGCGGTCACCTGCGTCGCCGGGAACACGGACGTCGACGGCGTGGTCCGCAACACCCTCACCGTCCTCGAACAGGCCGGCGCGCCCGGCGTCCCGGTGGCCCGGGGCGCCGAACGCCCGCTGATCGAGACGGCGCGCTCCGCCCCCGTGCACGGCCACGACGGCATGGGCGACCTGGGTCTGCCGGCCCCCACCCGCCGGCCGGTGGACGTGGACGCGGTGACCCTGCTGCGCCGGGAGATCCTCGCCTCCCCCCGCCCCGTCACCCTCGTGCCCACGGCCCCCCTGACCAACATCGCGCTTCTGCTGCGCACGCACCCGGAGGTGACCCGCAACATCGAGCGGATCGTCTTCATGGGCGGCGCGGTCGCCACCGGGAACGCCACGCCGGTCGCCGAGTTCAACGTCTGGCACGATCCGGAGGCGGCGGCGGTGCTTCTGACGGCCGGGGTGCCGATCACGATGTACGGGCTGGACGTCTTCATGCGGGTCGTCGTGCCCGGCTCGGACGTGAGCCGCCTCCGGGCGAGTGCCGATCCCGGCACCCGGCTCGGCGGTGAACTGCTCGCCCATCGCGGCCCCGGCTCGGCCGAGGACCCGGCGGGCGGACTGGGCGACGCGGGTGCCCTCTGCGCGGTCGTCGACCCGGCCGGACTGACCACCGAGCCGCTGCCCGTCGAGGTGTCCCTGGCGCCGGGCCTCACCCGGGGCCAGACCGTCGTCGACCGCCGTCCCCGCCTCGGCAAGTCCGAGATCCACGGAGACAGCGGCCGACCGCTCCCGGTCGACGTGGCGTTGGACATCGACGAGGAGCGGTACGTGAAGCTGTGGCTGTCGGCGGTGGAGGGCCCGGCGCGGTAG
- the thrS gene encoding threonine--tRNA ligase: MHDHRRIGRELDLFDTDPLMGAGLPYWLPDGAVVRHTLEEYIRGVERAAGYRHVYSPVLGKRELYEISGHWSHYSDDMFPPMRLGAEEVVLRPSLCPHHALIYRARSHSYRDLPLRMAEVGGMYRSEPSGVLGGLTRVREIHLNDAHVFCTPDQAVDEALGALELIRRAYDDLGIRAARHRLSLPADGGKYVADPSLWRRATALLREALDAAGLRYESAPGEAAFYGPKIDVQIVDPAGRESTLSTVQIDFHQPARFDLHYIGPDGAKHRPVMVHRSIIGSVERAVAHLVEQHGGAFPPWLAPVQLAVLPVSEAQRERARSVVERALALGLRAELHGPEQGSLGARIRAARLVPYQAVIGAREADGDEVAVRLRDGRRPGGVPDGELLRVIAARVEMRGTGLWESA; encoded by the coding sequence ATGCACGACCACCGCCGTATCGGCCGTGAACTCGATCTGTTCGACACCGATCCGCTGATGGGAGCCGGACTGCCGTACTGGCTGCCGGACGGGGCCGTGGTGCGCCACACCCTGGAGGAGTACATCCGCGGGGTCGAACGCGCGGCCGGGTACCGGCATGTGTACTCGCCCGTCCTCGGCAAACGGGAGCTGTACGAGATCTCCGGCCACTGGTCCCACTACAGCGACGACATGTTCCCGCCGATGAGGCTGGGCGCCGAGGAGGTCGTCCTGCGTCCCAGCCTGTGTCCCCACCACGCCCTGATCTACCGCGCCCGCTCCCACAGCTACCGCGATCTCCCCCTGCGGATGGCCGAGGTGGGTGGCATGTACCGCTCGGAACCGTCCGGTGTGCTGGGCGGCCTCACCCGGGTCCGGGAGATCCACCTCAACGACGCGCATGTGTTCTGCACTCCGGACCAGGCGGTGGACGAGGCCCTCGGCGCGCTGGAGCTGATCCGCCGGGCCTACGACGACCTGGGCATCCGCGCTGCCCGCCACCGTCTCTCGCTCCCCGCCGACGGCGGCAAGTACGTGGCCGACCCGTCCCTGTGGCGCCGGGCGACCGCCCTGCTGCGCGAGGCACTCGACGCCGCCGGTCTGCGCTACGAGTCCGCGCCGGGCGAGGCCGCGTTCTACGGGCCCAAGATCGATGTGCAGATCGTGGACCCGGCGGGCCGGGAGTCCACCCTGTCGACCGTGCAGATCGACTTCCACCAGCCCGCCCGCTTCGATCTGCACTACATCGGCCCCGACGGGGCGAAGCACCGCCCCGTGATGGTCCACCGCAGCATCATCGGGAGCGTGGAACGGGCCGTGGCCCACCTCGTCGAGCAGCACGGCGGAGCGTTCCCGCCGTGGCTCGCGCCCGTGCAACTGGCGGTGCTGCCGGTGTCCGAGGCCCAGCGGGAGCGAGCCCGCTCGGTCGTGGAGCGGGCCCTCGCCCTGGGGCTGCGGGCCGAACTGCACGGCCCCGAGCAGGGCAGCCTCGGTGCCCGGATCCGGGCCGCGCGGCTGGTGCCGTACCAGGCGGTGATCGGGGCACGGGAGGCCGACGGCGACGAGGTGGCCGTACGGCTGCGGGACGGCCGCCGCCCGGGAGGCGTGCCCGACGGGGAGTTGCTTCGGGTGATCGCCGCGAGAGTCGAAATGCGGGGGACCGGACTGTGGGAGTCCGCGTAG